Genomic segment of Myxococcus stipitatus:
GGGCACCCTCGTACACGTCCGGCGTCCACATGTGGAACGGCACCGCGGCCACCTTGAAGGCGAAGCCCGCGCCCAGGAGGATGAGGCCCGTGTAGACCAGCGCGGGCTGCGTCGCGAGCGCGCTCGCCAGGGGGCCGGCCATCGCCGTGAGCTTCGTGGTGCCCGTGGCGCCGTACACCAGCGCCGCGCCGTACAGCAGCACCGCGGAGGAGAACGCGCCCAGGATGAAGTACTTGAAGCCCGCCTCGGAGGGCCGCGTGCCGCGCCGCAGGTACGACGTCAGCGCGTAGGTCGCGATGGAGAGGACCTCGATGTTGACGAACAGGGTGATGAGCTCGTTGGACAGCGCCAGCAGGCTCATGCCCGCGCCGGCGAAGAGCATCAGCGCGTAGAACTCACCGCGCTCCGCGCCCCGCTTGCGCAGGAAGCTCACGGAGCTGAGCGACGCCAGCCCCAGCCCCAGGCACACCACGAAGGTGAGGAAGCTGGAGAACGGGTCCATCACGCCAAAGCCGAGGAACACCTCGCCCGCCGGCTCGAACATGGAGGCCAGTGCCACGGCGCCAGCCGCCACCGACGCCACCACGGCGAGCACCGCCTGGTACGAGCGCGACGAGGTGGCGGCGAGGAACACCTCCGACAACAACAGGACGCAAGCGCCCACCGCCAGGATGATGGCGGGCAGCAGCGGGAGGAAGTCTGCCAGGGTGAGATTGGGCAGGATCATGGTGGGAACTCAGTCGGCGGACGGCCGAGTCGAAGGAACAACCCGGGCGGCGAGCGGGGTAGGGGCTGCCGGCAACGCCACCGTGGGGTCGGTGGGCAGGGACATCACCTCCACGCGCAGCTGCTCCAGCTGGTGGGTGGCGCCGGGGGTGCCCACGCGGGCGCGGGCGATGAAGCGGTCGGTGGACGGCTCGATGCGGTCCAGGAACGGCTGCGGCATCAGGCCCATCACCCCCACGAGGATGATGAAGGGCAGCACCGTGAGCATCTCGCGCAGGTTCATGTCGCTCAGGTGCTGGTTCTCCCGGTGCGTGAGGCTGCCGAAGAACACCTTCTGCACCATCCACAGCATGTAGGCCGCGCCCAGGATGACGCCCAGCGTGGCGAACGCGCCGAACACCGTCGTCAGGTGCGGGTTGCCCGCGGCCGCGCCCAGGTCGCTCTTGAAGGTGCCCAGCAGCACCAGGAACTCACCGATGAAGCCGTTGGTGCCCGGCACCGCCACCGAGGAGAAGGTGACGATGATGAAGGCCACGGTGAACACCGGCATCACCTTCGCGATGCCGCCGAAGTCCGCCATGAGCCGCGAGTGCCGGCGCTCGTAGAGGAAGCCGAACAGGAGGAACAGCGCGCCCGTCGAGATGCCGTGGTTGAGCATCTGGTACGCGCTGCCCGTCGCGCCCTCGGCCGTCACGGCCAGCATGCCCAGCATGCAGTAGCCCAGGTGGCTCACGGACGAGTAGGCAATCAGCTTCTTGATGTCCCGCTGCGCCAGGCACATCAGCGCACCGTAGACGATGCCAATCACGGACAGCGTCGCCAGGAACGGGCGCGCCTGCTGCGCGGCCACCGGGAAGAGCGGAATCGCGTAGCGCCAGAAGCCGAAGGTACCCATCTTCAGCATCACGCCGGCCAGAATCATGGAGCCGGCCACCGGCGCCTGCACGTGCGCGTCCGGCAACCAGGTGTGCACCGGCCACATCGGAACCTTGATGGCGAACGCCAGCGCGAAGGCGGCGAACAGCCACGGGCCCCAGGTGTACAGCGTCGCGGCCATGCCCGTGAGCGAGTCACACGCACCCGCGGGGCCCGCCTTGCACGCGGAGAGCTGACGGTTCGCGTCCAGCAGGCCGTTGTAGATGCTCGCGTAGTCGAACGAGCGAGCGCCCGGGGGCAGCGCGATGAAGTACACCGCGATGAGCGCCACCAGCATCAGCAGCGAGCCGACCAGCGTGTAGAGGAAGAACTTCACCGCCGCCATCTGGCGGTCCTCGGCGCCCCACACACCCACCAGGAGGTACATGGGGATGAGCATGGCCTCGAAGAAGATGTAGAAGAGCAGCACGTCCAGCGACACCAGCGCGCCCAGCATCGTCGTCTGGAGCACCAGCAGCGCCAGGTGGAACTCCTTGATGCGGTGGCTGATGTACGTGGTGGAGGCCAGCACCACCAGGGGGCCCAGGAACACGGTGAGCAGGAGCAGGCTCACGGCCAGGCCATCCACGCCCAGGTGGTAGCTCAGCCCGAACTCCTTGAACCAGTGCACCCGGTATTCCATCTGGAACTCGGGGCCGCCGGTCTCGAAGCGGAGGTACGCCCACACGCCCACGAGCATGTCGATGACCATGCCGATGAACGTGACGGTGCGAATCTGTCCGGACTCTCCCGCGGGCAGCAGGAGCACCAGCGCCGCGAAGACCAGCGGCAGGAAGACGACGAGGTTGAGCAGGTGGGTGTCGAAGAAGCTCATTGCAGCACCTGGATGAGGGCGTAAGCCACGCCGCCCACAAGGGCGAGGGCCATCACTGCGGCGTAGGCCTGCGCGTCGCCCGACTGGACGTAGCGCAGCGCGCTGCCCACTCGCGCCGTCACCCACGCCGTGCCGCGAACCGCCACGGTGTCGATGAGGAGCGCGTCCACCACACGGAAGAGGATGAAGGCCGTGAACTTCACGGGCCGGATGATGACGAGCTCGTACAGCTCATCCACGTAGAACTTGTTCTGCGCCGCGCGGCGCACCGCCCGGGCGAAGGCCGGGACGGGCTGGCCCGCGCGAGACGGGAAGAACTTCAGGTACAGGAAGCCCGCCAGCGCGCCGCCGGAGACCGCCACCAGCCACGCGAAGACGTAGTCGCCCATCGCCGGAACGCTGGTGTCCAGCTCCACCGTCTTGCCCGTGGCCACCACGCGGTTCATCGCGGAGAAGACCGGGCTCAGGAAGTTCTCGAACACCGGCTGCGGCCGGCCATCGCTGGAGGCCTTCAACAGCGGCCACGCGTAGATGGAGGACACCACGCTGAGGATGGCCAGGACCACCAGGGGCAGCGTCATCTGCCACGCGCTCTCGTGCGCGTGGGCCACGCGGGCCTCCTTGGAGCGGGGCCCCTCGAAGGTCAGCAGGTACACGCGCGTCATGTAGAACGCGGTGCAGGCGGCGATGAGCAGGCCCAGGTAGTAGACGACGCTGGACACCCAGGGCAGGCCCGCCAGGTGGTTGTGGTGCACGCCGTGGAAGATGGCGTCCTTGGAGAAGAATCCGGACAGCGGGACGATGCCGGTGATGGCCAGGGTGGCGACGAAGAACGTGCCCCAGGTCCACTTCATCTCGCGGCGCAGGCCGCCCAGCTTCTTGATGTCCGTCTCATCCCCGTTGCCGTGCATCACGCTGCCAGCGCCGAGGAAGAGGCACGCCTTGAAGAACGCGTGCGTCACCAGGTGGAGCACCGCCGCCCAGAAGATGCCCATGCCCACGCCCATGAACATGATGCCCAGCTGGGACACGGTGGAGTAGGCCAGCACCTTCTTGATGTCGTCCTGCGCGAAGGCGATGAGCGCCGCGAGCAGCGAGGTCAGCGCGCCGATGATGGCCACCGTGGCCATGGCCGTGGGGCTGAGCACCAGCAGCGCGGACATGCGGCTGAACAGGTAGACACCCGCGGTGACCATCGTCGCGGCATGGATGAGGGCGGAGACCGGCGTCGGGCCGGCCATCGCGTCCGGCAGCCAGACGTACAGAGGCAGCTGCGCGCTCTTGCCCGCCGCGCCCAGGAGGAACAGCAGCAGCGCGGCCGTCATCACGCCGCCGAACGTGTAGCCCTCCAGCGGGCCGGCGTTGATGACGGTGGACAGGTTCACCTGGCCCGGGCCGCCGTCGGGCAGCGCCTCCGCCATCTTCTGCAGGCCCAGGAAGGTGACGGGGCCCTTGTCGGAGAGCGCGGACGCGTAGCGCTCGCTGCTGGTGCCCACCGACGTGAAGTCGCGCTCATCCGCCTGGCGGGTGAAGGCGCCCACGGTGAGGACCATGAGGAACGTGGCGATGAGGAACGCGAAGTCACCGATGCGGTTGGTGACGAACGCCTTGCGGCCCGCCCACGCCTTCGCCGGGTCCTCGTACCAGAAGCCGATGAGCAGGTAGCTGGCCATGCCCACGCCTTCCCAGCCCACGAAGAGCAGGACCAGGTTGTCGGCCATCACCAGCACAAGCATCGCCGCGACGAACAGGTTCAGGTACGCGAAGAACCGCGCGTAGGCCGGGTCGTGCTCCATGTAGCTGGTGGAGTACAGGTGGATGAGGAAGCCCACGCCGGTGATGACCAGCAGCAGGATTCCGGACAGATGGTCCACCATCAGCCCGAAGTTCACCCGGAAGTCGCCCGCGGAGAACCAGGTGCCGTAGTCGTACGCGAGCGCGTAGCGCACGTAGTCCCGGTCCTGGCCGAACGGGTTGACGAAGAAGGACAAGAGCCGGCGGCTCTCCAGGTCCATGCTGCTGGTGGCCCAGAAGGTCAGCACGCTCAGCACGAACGCACCGCCCACGGTGGAGCAGGCGATGAGGTGCACGTTGGCGCGGCCCAGCATCTTGCCGAACACGCCGCAGATGAACGCGCCCAAGAGCGGCAGGGCGATGATGAGCCAGAGCGACGG
This window contains:
- a CDS encoding NADH-quinone oxidoreductase subunit M; translated protein: MSFFDTHLLNLVVFLPLVFAALVLLLPAGESGQIRTVTFIGMVIDMLVGVWAYLRFETGGPEFQMEYRVHWFKEFGLSYHLGVDGLAVSLLLLTVFLGPLVVLASTTYISHRIKEFHLALLVLQTTMLGALVSLDVLLFYIFFEAMLIPMYLLVGVWGAEDRQMAAVKFFLYTLVGSLLMLVALIAVYFIALPPGARSFDYASIYNGLLDANRQLSACKAGPAGACDSLTGMAATLYTWGPWLFAAFALAFAIKVPMWPVHTWLPDAHVQAPVAGSMILAGVMLKMGTFGFWRYAIPLFPVAAQQARPFLATLSVIGIVYGALMCLAQRDIKKLIAYSSVSHLGYCMLGMLAVTAEGATGSAYQMLNHGISTGALFLLFGFLYERRHSRLMADFGGIAKVMPVFTVAFIIVTFSSVAVPGTNGFIGEFLVLLGTFKSDLGAAAGNPHLTTVFGAFATLGVILGAAYMLWMVQKVFFGSLTHRENQHLSDMNLREMLTVLPFIILVGVMGLMPQPFLDRIEPSTDRFIARARVGTPGATHQLEQLRVEVMSLPTDPTVALPAAPTPLAARVVPSTRPSAD
- the nuoL gene encoding NADH-quinone oxidoreductase subunit L; translation: MTSLSEFLQVAPVAPDVLAPSLWLIIALPLLGAFICGVFGKMLGRANVHLIACSTVGGAFVLSVLTFWATSSMDLESRRLLSFFVNPFGQDRDYVRYALAYDYGTWFSAGDFRVNFGLMVDHLSGILLLVITGVGFLIHLYSTSYMEHDPAYARFFAYLNLFVAAMLVLVMADNLVLLFVGWEGVGMASYLLIGFWYEDPAKAWAGRKAFVTNRIGDFAFLIATFLMVLTVGAFTRQADERDFTSVGTSSERYASALSDKGPVTFLGLQKMAEALPDGGPGQVNLSTVINAGPLEGYTFGGVMTAALLLFLLGAAGKSAQLPLYVWLPDAMAGPTPVSALIHAATMVTAGVYLFSRMSALLVLSPTAMATVAIIGALTSLLAALIAFAQDDIKKVLAYSTVSQLGIMFMGVGMGIFWAAVLHLVTHAFFKACLFLGAGSVMHGNGDETDIKKLGGLRREMKWTWGTFFVATLAITGIVPLSGFFSKDAIFHGVHHNHLAGLPWVSSVVYYLGLLIAACTAFYMTRVYLLTFEGPRSKEARVAHAHESAWQMTLPLVVLAILSVVSSIYAWPLLKASSDGRPQPVFENFLSPVFSAMNRVVATGKTVELDTSVPAMGDYVFAWLVAVSGGALAGFLYLKFFPSRAGQPVPAFARAVRRAAQNKFYVDELYELVIIRPVKFTAFILFRVVDALLIDTVAVRGTAWVTARVGSALRYVQSGDAQAYAAVMALALVGGVAYALIQVLQ